The Zalophus californianus isolate mZalCal1 chromosome 7, mZalCal1.pri.v2, whole genome shotgun sequence genome includes a region encoding these proteins:
- the LOC113926314 gene encoding beta-defensin 110-like, producing MSFLIAARSNLKPKYRFQRCERVKGMCKTFCDDDEYDYGYCIKWRNQCCI from the coding sequence ATGTCTTTCTTGATTGCAGCCAGAAGTAACTTGAAGCCCAAGTATAGATTTCAGAGATGTGAAAGAGTGAAAGGAATGTGTAAAACATTTTGTGATGATGATGAATATGATTACGGATACTGCATTAAATGGAGAAATCAGTGTTGCATATAA